The Bacillus sp. SM2101 genome has a window encoding:
- a CDS encoding ZmpA/ZmpB/ZmpC family metallo-endopeptidase-related protein — MSNKFKHHFFIRLFLFILLSLSLTLPINEIQALAEETGSGTIDSPYLIYSVEDLKGISNELGAHYKLMNDIDLKGEEWTPIGTNSATFTGTLDGNGYKVHNLVIDQSSIDYIGLFGYTSNATIKSLELNDIQITGKNYVGSLIGIAAGTTIIENVKLTGNSTVSGANYVGGLVGNVRGALATEIKLTENSTVHGASYVGGLFGSTNAGTLNKSYALGTVTGSGNGNGVGGLIGINGNMSVNESYSTSNVSGGEYVGGLIGQIPSSSGNMVITNNYALGDVSGTTYVGGLIGYTSR, encoded by the coding sequence ATGTCAAACAAATTTAAGCATCATTTTTTTATTCGTTTATTTTTATTCATTTTATTAAGTCTATCATTGACTTTACCCATTAATGAAATACAAGCTTTAGCAGAAGAAACAGGTAGTGGAACAATTGATTCTCCTTATTTAATTTATTCTGTCGAGGATTTAAAGGGGATAAGTAATGAATTAGGTGCGCATTACAAACTGATGAATGATATAGATCTCAAAGGTGAAGAATGGACACCAATTGGCACTAACAGTGCCACGTTCACAGGTACATTAGATGGGAACGGATACAAGGTTCATAATCTTGTAATCGATCAATCTAGTATAGACTATATCGGCTTGTTTGGTTATACATCAAATGCAACGATTAAGAGCTTGGAATTAAACGATATCCAAATCACAGGGAAGAACTATGTTGGCTCCTTAATCGGTATTGCAGCTGGAACGACAATCATCGAGAACGTGAAACTAACGGGAAATAGTACAGTTAGTGGAGCGAACTACGTAGGTGGATTGGTTGGTAATGTAAGGGGAGCGCTAGCTACAGAGATCAAACTAACAGAAAACAGTACGGTTCATGGAGCGAGCTATGTAGGAGGATTATTTGGCTCTACGAACGCTGGAACGTTAAATAAAAGCTATGCTTTAGGAACTGTAACTGGAAGTGGAAATGGAAATGGCGTAGGTGGACTGATTGGAATTAACGGCAATATGTCTGTGAATGAAAGCTATTCAACATCCAATGTAAGTGGAGGAGAGTATGTAGGTGGACTGATTGGACAAATTCCAAGCTCTTCAGGAAACATGGTAATTACGAACAACTATGCATTAGGTGATGTGAGTGGAACAACATATGTGGGTGGCTTAATCGGTTATACATCACGAAA